In Lascolabacillus massiliensis, a single genomic region encodes these proteins:
- a CDS encoding metal ABC transporter solute-binding protein, Zn/Mn family translates to MQKYFPVIIVFLFFLSCNSASKRDGVDDKELLTVTIEPQRYFLNQIAGDIFRINTLVPPGTSPETYEPAPSVMLEMAKSKIYFKVGDLGFERAWSSRLSDNNPDVKVVDCSAGIELMGGHIHDHEDGDLDHHHESMDPHVWSSPKAVKIFVQNMADALISEYPEYEDIFNENLERFVAKVDSIDQLISTALEDIPARSFIIFHPALSYFAEDYNLHQHSIEFEGKSPSLSQIRELVDVARKENINTLFIQKGFDKKNAEVIASEVGAEIFEIDPLSYKWDEELIRIAEILSRVE, encoded by the coding sequence ATGCAAAAATATTTTCCTGTAATAATTGTCTTTTTATTTTTCCTTTCATGTAACTCAGCGTCCAAAAGAGATGGCGTTGATGATAAGGAGCTATTGACAGTAACGATTGAACCTCAACGATACTTTCTGAATCAGATTGCTGGTGATATATTCAGAATAAATACGCTTGTGCCACCGGGAACCAGTCCCGAAACTTATGAGCCTGCACCCTCGGTAATGCTGGAAATGGCTAAAAGCAAGATTTACTTCAAGGTGGGAGACCTTGGTTTTGAGAGAGCTTGGAGCAGTCGCTTATCAGACAATAATCCTGATGTCAAAGTTGTTGATTGTTCAGCGGGAATTGAGCTGATGGGTGGTCATATTCACGACCATGAGGATGGAGATTTGGATCATCATCATGAATCGATGGATCCACATGTGTGGTCTTCTCCTAAAGCTGTGAAAATATTTGTTCAGAATATGGCAGATGCTCTCATCTCTGAATACCCTGAATATGAAGATATATTTAATGAAAACCTGGAGAGATTTGTTGCAAAAGTGGATAGTATAGATCAGCTTATTAGTACAGCACTTGAAGATATACCTGCAAGATCCTTTATAATATTCCATCCCGCATTGAGTTACTTTGCAGAGGATTACAACCTCCATCAGCATAGTATTGAGTTTGAGGGAAAGAGTCCCTCTTTATCTCAAATCAGAGAGTTAGTGGATGTTGCAAGAAAAGAGAATATAAATACCCTCTTCATTCAAAAAGGGTTTGATAAAAAAAATGCAGAAGTTATTGCTTCTGAAGTAGGAGCAGAGATTTTTGAGATAGATCCATTAAGCTACAAATGGGACGAAGAGTTGATTCGCATAGCTGAAATTTTATCGAGAGTGGAATAA
- a CDS encoding metal ABC transporter ATP-binding protein: MNKLIEIERLNVGYENKPNVLSDVSLTIFEDDFLGIIGPNGGGKTTLLKTILGLIEPQDGVIKFYNNGKVVPSLNIGYLPQINQIDKKFPISVSEVILSGLTPHKQLIRRYSSKDRQKVKDVAERMGIEELLPRAIGELSGGQLQRVLLGRAIIDNPKLIILDEPSTYVDKLFETNFYKLLGDINKEIAIMLVSHDVGTIISLVKNIACVNQGLHYHSGSDISQEWLTNAYQSCPIEILGHGSLPHRVLMEHDHLH, from the coding sequence ATGAATAAGCTAATTGAGATAGAGAGACTGAATGTAGGTTATGAAAATAAACCAAATGTGCTAAGTGATGTGTCGCTTACCATATTTGAAGATGACTTTCTTGGAATAATTGGTCCCAATGGAGGAGGTAAGACCACATTATTAAAAACTATACTGGGACTAATTGAACCTCAGGATGGTGTTATTAAGTTTTACAACAACGGTAAGGTTGTACCATCATTGAACATTGGCTATCTCCCTCAAATAAATCAGATTGATAAAAAATTCCCAATCTCTGTTTCTGAAGTAATACTTTCAGGACTTACTCCCCATAAACAATTAATCAGACGTTACTCCTCAAAAGACAGGCAGAAAGTAAAGGATGTAGCAGAGAGAATGGGAATCGAAGAGCTTCTTCCAAGAGCAATTGGTGAACTCTCAGGAGGGCAGCTGCAAAGGGTTCTCCTTGGAAGAGCAATCATTGATAATCCAAAGCTTATTATTCTTGATGAACCAAGTACTTATGTTGATAAACTTTTTGAAACCAACTTTTATAAACTTCTGGGTGATATAAACAAAGAAATTGCCATAATGCTGGTTTCGCATGATGTTGGCACCATCATTTCTTTAGTTAAGAATATAGCTTGTGTTAACCAGGGACTTCATTATCACTCTGGGAGTGATATCTCTCAGGAATGGCTTACAAATGCTTATCAGTCTTGTCCTATAGAGATATTGGGACATGGTTCTCTTCCTCACAGAGTTTTAATGGAGCATGATCATCTTCATTAA
- a CDS encoding DUF456 domain-containing protein — MADLIWIILSALLLVVGAVGTIAPILPGLPLCWAGLLALKFIPTTQNEISWVTIIILGVVTVVISILDNVLPIWGTKKKGGNRKVVWGATIGLLFGFFIGPWGIILGPFAGALIGALITGSKLKPAAKQASGAFAGFLAGLLLKLITAGFIIFFFIRTLL; from the coding sequence ATGGCCGATTTAATCTGGATTATACTGTCTGCGCTGCTGTTGGTTGTTGGAGCAGTTGGTACTATTGCTCCTATCCTCCCTGGGCTGCCGTTATGCTGGGCAGGATTGCTTGCCCTGAAGTTTATACCAACTACTCAGAATGAGATATCATGGGTTACAATCATTATACTTGGTGTGGTGACAGTTGTAATTTCAATACTTGATAATGTACTGCCTATATGGGGAACAAAGAAGAAGGGAGGAAATAGGAAGGTTGTCTGGGGAGCGACAATAGGACTTCTGTTTGGTTTCTTTATCGGACCATGGGGTATAATATTGGGTCCATTCGCTGGAGCGCTGATTGGAGCATTAATAACAGGCAGCAAATTAAAACCGGCCGCAAAACAAGCATCTGGAGCATTTGCAGGTTTTTTGGCCGGTCTTTTATTAAAGCTGATAACAGCTGGTTTTATAATATTCTTCTTTATCCGAACTTTACTTTGA
- a CDS encoding aspartate-semialdehyde dehydrogenase → MNIAIVGTSGAVGQELLRVLEQRNFPVKELHLFGSSRSAGTSYNFKGKQIVVKELQHNDDFKRIDIAFVSAGGSTSLEFAETITKHGAIMIDNSSAFRMDDEVPLVVPEINGEDALNRPKGIVANPNCTTAQLVIALKPIEDITYIKKVHVATYQAASGAGAAAMKELEEQYRELVKGEKPTVSKFAYQLAYNLIPQVDVFTDNGYTKEEMKMYYETRKIMHSNIEVSATCVRVPVMRAHSEAIWIETERPISIEEAREAFSKADGVKLIDNPNEKEYPMPLGLEGTDPVYVGRIRKDLTNENGLSFWTVSDQIRKGAALNAVQIAEYIIKNS, encoded by the coding sequence ATGAACATCGCAATTGTTGGAACTAGCGGAGCTGTAGGACAAGAGCTGCTTCGTGTTTTGGAACAGAGAAATTTCCCTGTTAAAGAATTACATCTATTCGGCTCTTCAAGAAGTGCCGGAACATCATATAATTTCAAAGGTAAACAGATTGTAGTTAAAGAGTTACAGCACAATGATGATTTCAAGCGTATTGATATTGCATTTGTTTCTGCCGGTGGTAGCACATCGCTTGAATTTGCTGAGACAATCACCAAGCACGGAGCCATTATGATTGACAACTCAAGTGCATTCAGGATGGACGACGAGGTGCCTCTTGTTGTTCCTGAAATTAATGGTGAAGATGCATTAAACCGTCCGAAGGGAATAGTAGCAAACCCTAATTGTACAACAGCTCAACTGGTGATCGCATTAAAACCGATAGAAGATATTACTTATATAAAAAAGGTTCATGTTGCAACATATCAGGCAGCTTCCGGTGCAGGTGCCGCTGCTATGAAAGAGTTGGAAGAACAATACAGAGAACTTGTTAAAGGGGAAAAGCCTACAGTATCCAAGTTTGCTTATCAACTTGCATATAATCTTATCCCTCAGGTGGATGTTTTCACAGATAACGGTTACACCAAAGAGGAGATGAAGATGTATTACGAAACTCGAAAGATTATGCATTCAAATATTGAAGTTAGTGCTACATGTGTACGTGTACCTGTAATGCGTGCACACTCAGAAGCCATATGGATTGAGACCGAACGTCCGATATCTATAGAGGAAGCTCGCGAAGCTTTCAGCAAGGCAGATGGTGTAAAGCTAATTGACAATCCTAATGAAAAAGAGTACCCAATGCCACTCGGCCTGGAAGGTACTGACCCTGTTTATGTTGGTCGTATACGTAAAGATTTGACTAATGAAAATGGATTATCATTCTGGACTGTTTCCGATCAGATACGTAAAGGTGCTGCCTTAAATGCAGTTCAGATAGCTGAATACATTATCAAAAACTCTTAA
- a CDS encoding T9SS type A sorting domain-containing protein: MPDSHLNFNNQNQFYHQPNIGQDSVVIKLAENRLIIENLPKDDILEIYNIMGVKVYNRRINAGTNEYILSLPKGYYILKIGKLTKKIAIR, translated from the coding sequence ATGCCAGACAGCCATCTTAACTTTAATAATCAGAATCAATTTTATCACCAGCCCAATATAGGTCAGGATAGTGTAGTCATTAAACTTGCTGAGAATCGCCTCATAATCGAAAATCTGCCAAAAGACGACATTCTGGAAATTTATAATATTATGGGAGTAAAGGTCTATAACAGAAGGATAAATGCTGGCACAAATGAGTATATACTATCACTCCCAAAAGGTTATTACATATTAAAAATAGGGAAATTAACAAAGAAAATTGCAATAAGATAA
- a CDS encoding ribonuclease Z: MTKFCITILGCGSAMPTTLHNPPSQLIEMNDKLFMIDCGEGTQLQMRKFKARMSKLHSVFISHLHGDHIFGLPGLLSTLSLLGRTADLNIYAHKEIDFLINPFLTYMGNHISFKINVIPINPHSEEIIFENSSIKIHSFPLNHRIDSNGFLFEEKKSASHIIREMIDYHKIPYHMIYNIKRGDDFITTEGDVIKNETLTVPGTPSKKYAYCSDTAYDPDVVKYIKNVDLLYHEATFAESENKRAEETYHSTAGQAATIAKMAEVKKLVIGHFSSRYNELGVLLKEASLIFPETELASEGKIFEL, from the coding sequence ATGACAAAATTTTGCATTACCATATTAGGCTGTGGATCAGCAATGCCAACAACACTTCACAACCCACCCTCGCAGCTAATAGAAATGAATGATAAGCTATTCATGATTGATTGTGGAGAAGGTACACAGCTTCAGATGCGTAAATTTAAGGCTCGTATGAGCAAGCTTCATTCTGTTTTTATTTCACACCTGCATGGCGACCATATCTTCGGTTTGCCTGGTCTGCTTTCCACGTTAAGTCTGCTTGGAAGAACTGCCGACCTGAATATTTATGCTCATAAAGAGATAGATTTTTTAATTAACCCTTTTCTTACCTATATGGGTAATCACATATCATTTAAGATAAATGTGATTCCTATTAATCCACACTCAGAAGAGATTATTTTTGAAAATTCTTCAATAAAAATTCACTCTTTCCCATTAAATCACAGAATAGATTCTAACGGTTTTTTATTTGAAGAGAAGAAATCAGCAAGTCATATAATCAGAGAAATGATTGATTATCACAAAATTCCCTATCATATGATTTATAATATCAAAAGAGGGGATGACTTTATCACTACTGAGGGAGATGTTATTAAAAACGAGACTCTTACTGTTCCGGGAACACCTTCAAAGAAATATGCATACTGCTCTGATACTGCTTATGACCCGGATGTTGTTAAGTACATAAAAAATGTTGATCTATTATATCATGAGGCTACATTTGCAGAAAGTGAAAATAAAAGAGCGGAAGAAACATATCATTCCACTGCAGGTCAGGCTGCAACTATTGCTAAAATGGCTGAAGTAAAGAAGCTTGTTATTGGACATTTTTCTTCCAGATATAATGAACTAGGAGTGCTTCTTAAGGAAGCATCATTAATTTTTCCTGAAACTGAACTTGCATCTGAAGGAAAAATATTTGAACTTTAG
- a CDS encoding 7-carboxy-7-deazaguanine synthase QueE — translation MNLNVNEIFYSLQGEGGRTGQASIFIRLAKCNLACSFCDTDFERGVKMSLEEVFKEIEKYNCKWIIWTGGEPALQLNDKIVAFFKERGYLQAIETNGTKRIPSGIDYITCSPKQNFEIVKELIPEVDELRFPIQKGDPLPDISILPKTNRYLLSPIFDNDKVIQENVDYCISLIKDNPVWALSLQTHKLIGIR, via the coding sequence ATGAACCTTAATGTAAACGAAATATTTTACTCCTTGCAGGGTGAAGGTGGAAGAACCGGACAGGCATCTATTTTTATCAGACTTGCAAAATGTAATCTTGCCTGCAGCTTCTGTGACACTGATTTTGAAAGGGGTGTGAAGATGTCTCTCGAAGAGGTTTTTAAAGAGATAGAGAAATATAACTGTAAATGGATTATATGGACTGGTGGTGAGCCGGCATTACAGCTGAATGACAAAATTGTTGCATTTTTTAAAGAGAGGGGCTACCTGCAAGCAATCGAAACTAACGGCACTAAAAGAATACCTTCAGGTATTGATTACATAACCTGCAGTCCCAAGCAGAATTTTGAGATAGTAAAGGAGTTAATCCCTGAGGTTGATGAACTAAGATTTCCAATTCAAAAAGGAGATCCTTTACCTGACATTTCAATTTTACCTAAGACAAACAGATACCTGCTAAGTCCAATTTTTGATAACGATAAAGTTATTCAGGAGAATGTGGATTACTGTATCTCTCTTATAAAGGATAATCCTGTGTGGGCACTTAGTTTGCAAACACATAAATTAATTGGAATAAGGTGA
- a CDS encoding 6-pyruvoyl trahydropterin synthase family protein, which yields MYKISKEFAFSAAHSLFGLPEEHPCSRLHGHNYVVTVHLKADKLNPQGFVRDYNELSFVKDYIDKNLDHRNLNDIMAPLNSSAENIAKMLFEAFKPKLPELYAVEVSETPKTSAIYEP from the coding sequence ATGTATAAAATAAGTAAAGAATTTGCTTTTTCTGCTGCTCACTCTCTTTTTGGATTACCGGAGGAGCATCCTTGCAGTCGCCTTCACGGACATAATTATGTTGTAACTGTGCATCTTAAAGCAGATAAACTAAATCCTCAAGGGTTTGTTCGTGATTATAATGAACTTAGTTTTGTAAAAGATTATATCGATAAAAACCTCGATCACAGAAATCTGAACGATATTATGGCTCCGCTGAACTCATCTGCTGAAAATATTGCAAAAATGTTATTTGAAGCATTCAAGCCTAAACTACCGGAGCTTTATGCTGTAGAGGTGAGCGAAACCCCCAAAACTTCGGCTATATATGAACCTTAA
- a CDS encoding endonuclease/exonuclease/phosphatase family protein — protein MPARNKKRKFRDVVKLVIFLTNIFAIALLFSSFLAWNVSTLKTNLFSYIGLGFGFILLLNIAYLVFWLLFSKWKYAAICLIALLICYKPVTTFFPIKINQPKAPEKSIQILTYNVQGFPKERDKNSKERPILDYISKTDADIVCLQEYLVSKTGQSIFSQQDVNRKLSMYPYRSVTGLESSGKYHILGLACFSKYPIEDTHEVVFESSYNGAAVYTINIEGKRYTVANVHLESNSIMAEDKKLYSDFLQNTDSVKLETVTTNIRNRLGSAYRMRAKQVNQVKDYIKTQGTQGTIICGDFNDTPISYAYNQMKKGLQDAYVSTSFGPGITYNEYLFLFRIDYIMHSDNFKAYQTKVDKIDHSDHYPLRTWLELDVTE, from the coding sequence ATGCCAGCAAGAAATAAAAAAAGAAAATTCAGAGATGTAGTGAAATTGGTTATATTTTTAACCAATATATTTGCTATTGCACTTCTTTTTAGTTCTTTTCTTGCATGGAATGTATCTACTCTAAAAACTAATCTCTTTTCATATATTGGCCTTGGTTTCGGTTTCATTTTACTGTTAAATATCGCATACCTTGTTTTCTGGCTTCTGTTCTCTAAATGGAAATATGCGGCAATCTGTCTGATCGCTTTACTAATATGTTATAAGCCTGTTACAACATTTTTTCCTATAAAAATAAATCAACCTAAGGCTCCTGAAAAGTCAATTCAAATACTTACTTATAATGTACAGGGATTTCCTAAGGAACGGGATAAGAATTCAAAGGAGCGACCTATTCTGGATTATATTTCAAAGACTGATGCTGATATTGTATGTTTACAAGAGTATCTGGTAAGCAAAACAGGTCAATCAATATTCTCACAGCAGGATGTAAACCGTAAACTGAGTATGTATCCTTACAGGTCTGTCACCGGCCTTGAGTCATCAGGCAAGTATCATATTCTGGGACTAGCTTGTTTCTCTAAATACCCGATAGAGGATACTCATGAAGTTGTGTTTGAATCATCCTATAACGGAGCTGCTGTTTACACTATAAATATTGAAGGTAAAAGATATACAGTTGCTAATGTTCATTTGGAGTCTAACAGTATAATGGCTGAGGATAAAAAACTTTATAGTGACTTCCTGCAAAATACAGATTCAGTTAAATTAGAAACTGTGACAACTAACATACGAAATCGTCTGGGTAGTGCTTATCGTATGAGAGCTAAGCAGGTAAATCAGGTAAAGGATTATATTAAGACGCAGGGTACACAAGGCACTATAATCTGTGGTGATTTTAATGATACCCCCATTTCTTATGCTTATAATCAGATGAAAAAGGGATTGCAGGATGCTTATGTATCCACTTCTTTTGGACCTGGCATCACTTATAACGAATATCTTTTCCTTTTCAGGATAGACTACATAATGCACAGCGATAATTTTAAGGCTTATCAGACTAAAGTAGATAAAATTGATCACTCTGATCATTATCCTTTAAGAACTTGGCTGGAGTTAGATGTTACTGAATAG
- a CDS encoding rhomboid family intramembrane serine protease encodes MADIIDNLKLKYKSGTVLTKLIFINVLVFAALKVIDVIFILFNIHSLDLITLLGVPSNLQLLTQRFWTPVAYMFVHEGFLHILFNMLWLYWFGQIFMQYFTGRTLGSLYVLGGLAGAILYVIAFNTIPYYLDMGRGWMIGASAAVMAIVMGAAFYRPELKLNLLFIGQIKIVYIAIFAFVLDFMSLGSATNPGGHVAHIGGALLGYLFAIQYKKGTDITGWMSRLIDLFAGLFKPHRKKPKMKVYHSRKETDWDYNYRKNSEQEEIDAILDKLKKSGYSGLTPEEKKKLFDASKK; translated from the coding sequence ATGGCAGATATTATTGACAACTTAAAACTGAAATACAAGTCAGGTACTGTACTGACAAAGCTAATATTTATCAATGTTCTGGTATTTGCTGCTTTAAAAGTTATCGATGTTATCTTCATTCTGTTTAATATTCATAGTCTGGATCTGATAACATTACTGGGTGTACCCTCAAATTTGCAGCTACTTACACAGAGGTTCTGGACACCTGTAGCATACATGTTTGTTCACGAAGGTTTTTTACATATCCTTTTTAACATGTTGTGGCTCTACTGGTTTGGTCAAATATTTATGCAGTATTTTACAGGACGCACACTGGGTAGTTTGTATGTACTGGGTGGACTGGCAGGTGCTATCCTATACGTTATTGCATTTAACACTATTCCTTATTATCTGGATATGGGAAGGGGCTGGATGATTGGTGCATCTGCGGCTGTAATGGCAATTGTAATGGGTGCTGCGTTTTACAGACCTGAACTTAAACTGAACCTTCTCTTTATTGGACAGATAAAAATTGTTTATATTGCGATTTTCGCATTCGTTTTGGATTTCATGTCTCTAGGCAGTGCCACAAACCCTGGTGGACATGTAGCTCATATTGGTGGTGCCCTGCTGGGATATTTATTTGCCATACAATATAAAAAAGGTACAGATATTACCGGGTGGATGAGTCGCCTGATAGATTTGTTTGCAGGATTATTTAAACCTCACAGAAAGAAACCCAAGATGAAAGTGTATCACAGTAGAAAAGAGACAGACTGGGATTATAATTATCGGAAGAACTCAGAGCAGGAGGAAATTGATGCTATATTGGATAAGTTGAAGAAGTCCGGTTATAGCGGATTAACTCCTGAAGAAAAAAAGAAGCTTTTTGATGCCAGCAAGAAATAA
- a CDS encoding rhomboid family intramembrane serine protease: MNNYRNSFSGMLPTVTKNLLIINVIVWLAQFVLLRRGGIDLTQQFGLHFPFSDNFRIYQPITYMFLHDPYSFSHVFFNMFAVFMFGRTLEQVWGPKRFLTYYLITGIGAGLVQIIVMYLRVSAVVPADMFYAVNTVTVGASGAVFGILLAFGMLFPNAQLFIIPFPFPIKAKWFVIGYGLVELIFGVSNRIGDNVAHFAHLGGMLFGIFMILYWRKKDRSHGRYY; the protein is encoded by the coding sequence ATGAATAATTATAGAAATAGCTTTTCAGGCATGTTACCTACTGTAACAAAAAATTTACTTATTATTAATGTTATAGTATGGTTAGCACAATTCGTTTTACTAAGGAGGGGAGGGATCGACCTGACTCAGCAGTTTGGTTTGCATTTCCCATTTTCTGATAACTTCAGGATATATCAGCCCATAACTTATATGTTTCTTCATGACCCTTACTCTTTCTCTCATGTATTCTTCAATATGTTTGCAGTATTTATGTTTGGAAGAACCCTAGAACAGGTTTGGGGTCCTAAGCGTTTTCTGACATATTATCTGATTACCGGGATTGGGGCTGGATTGGTTCAGATTATAGTGATGTACCTTAGAGTAAGTGCAGTTGTTCCGGCAGACATGTTTTATGCGGTTAATACTGTTACTGTTGGTGCTTCCGGAGCTGTATTCGGTATTCTGCTTGCCTTTGGAATGTTGTTCCCAAATGCACAGTTATTCATTATCCCGTTTCCATTCCCTATAAAGGCTAAATGGTTTGTAATAGGTTACGGTCTCGTGGAGCTGATTTTTGGTGTTTCAAACCGTATAGGCGATAATGTTGCTCATTTTGCACACTTAGGTGGCATGCTGTTTGGCATTTTTATGATTTTGTACTGGAGAAAAAAGGACAGGTCTCATGGCAGATATTATTGA
- a CDS encoding HU family DNA-binding protein, with translation MNKSELISAIAEKSGLSKVDSKKALDATLETISEEVKSGGKVVLVGFGTFSVSERSARKGINPRTKQPINIPAKKTAKFKAGSELSDL, from the coding sequence ATGAATAAATCAGAACTAATTAGCGCTATTGCAGAGAAATCTGGTCTTAGCAAGGTTGATTCCAAAAAAGCATTGGACGCAACTTTAGAAACAATCTCCGAAGAAGTAAAAAGTGGTGGTAAAGTAGTATTAGTAGGTTTTGGAACATTCTCAGTTTCAGAAAGAAGTGCAAGAAAAGGTATCAACCCACGCACAAAACAGCCTATCAATATACCAGCCAAAAAAACAGCTAAGTTTAAAGCCGGCTCAGAGCTTTCAGATCTCTAA
- a CDS encoding patatin-like phospholipase family protein yields the protein MKKRLSIICIYLFLVIVVLGSEVNKVATPGSNPQRKKVGVVLSGGGAKGFAHVGVLKVLEEIGIPIDYIAGTSMGAVVGGLYAVGYTTDMIDSLIQVQDWNHLMSDGVYRENIPAFRRNNQSRYVVSLPYEFPFGENSRIVSLPAGVYTGQNIYNLFLNSTIGYHHNISFDDLPIPFGCISADVRTGNEIVMREGNLAEAIRASMAIPGVFTPVERDSMLLIDGGVVNNYPVDLVRSMGADIVIGVTFSRDEKELEQSRGTISEITQQIWNFIGQYKLNNNISDTDILITPDVYPFGMMDFHKTAIDTIIQRGFTAAIEHRDELTKLKKSLSIDTNFYNQTKKRNPYLELDTLTINNIYVEGITQRERSYLNRWIDNYNGSITREELDNMISKIYGSGMFDRVYYRFEGEDPFDLIITVDVKEANRLNLGIHFDSNDLAAILANTTIRLNSSLNSMFDITTRLSRDPFLMIDYSINRGIFFKGGINYKIGKNDLSIYDRGKLLYNLGITRNSLNLVFSEFYFGNIMLHLGAQMEHFHFYKAMGSVFESPQSELNDLLYFNYLLNGVYDNLNKDFFPTSGLYFSFQYSLHTDNFVSMENEAPLNVVRMKMLKPFSLSDKVFITPRITARYIMNDSVPRMYRNLVGGRTDGHYMPQQISLQGSTGMEFLENMVFSTDVNIHYNFTTNNYLYTNLNFTIHNNHLHTLLEGDSFLGVNLGYSYLTVAGPLRLELGYSELSRRFHPYVSYGYYF from the coding sequence ATGAAAAAACGACTTTCTATAATATGTATTTACTTATTCCTGGTGATTGTTGTTTTAGGCAGTGAGGTGAATAAAGTTGCTACACCTGGAAGTAATCCTCAAAGGAAAAAGGTTGGAGTAGTTTTAAGTGGTGGTGGTGCAAAAGGTTTTGCTCATGTGGGCGTATTAAAAGTACTCGAAGAAATTGGTATTCCTATCGATTATATAGCCGGTACCAGCATGGGAGCTGTTGTGGGTGGTCTGTATGCAGTGGGATACACCACGGATATGATTGACTCATTAATTCAGGTACAAGACTGGAACCACCTTATGAGTGATGGTGTTTACCGTGAAAATATACCCGCATTCAGGAGAAATAACCAAAGCAGATATGTGGTTTCCTTACCCTATGAGTTTCCTTTTGGTGAAAATTCCCGTATAGTATCTCTACCTGCCGGAGTATATACAGGTCAGAATATTTACAATCTTTTTCTGAATTCAACAATAGGTTATCATCATAATATCAGTTTTGATGATTTGCCCATACCATTTGGATGTATATCAGCAGATGTACGTACAGGCAACGAGATTGTTATGCGTGAAGGAAATCTTGCAGAAGCAATTCGTGCAAGTATGGCTATTCCCGGGGTATTCACACCTGTCGAGAGAGATAGTATGCTTTTAATTGATGGCGGTGTAGTTAATAATTACCCTGTGGATCTGGTTCGTAGCATGGGTGCGGATATTGTAATAGGAGTTACTTTTTCTCGTGATGAGAAAGAACTGGAACAAAGCAGAGGAACTATTTCTGAGATTACTCAGCAGATTTGGAACTTTATTGGCCAGTATAAATTAAACAATAATATTTCAGATACTGATATTTTAATTACACCTGATGTGTATCCTTTTGGAATGATGGATTTTCACAAAACAGCAATTGATACTATTATTCAAAGGGGATTTACTGCTGCAATTGAACATCGTGATGAACTTACCAAACTTAAAAAGTCTCTTTCCATCGACACCAATTTTTACAATCAAACTAAAAAGAGAAATCCATATCTTGAGCTTGATACACTTACAATCAATAATATATATGTTGAAGGAATAACGCAAAGAGAGAGAAGTTATCTGAACAGATGGATAGACAATTATAATGGTAGTATTACCAGAGAAGAGCTGGACAATATGATTTCCAAGATTTATGGTAGCGGGATGTTCGACAGAGTCTATTACAGATTTGAAGGTGAAGATCCTTTTGATCTTATTATAACAGTTGATGTAAAAGAAGCTAATCGGTTGAATCTGGGAATACATTTTGACAGTAATGATTTGGCTGCAATACTTGCAAATACCACAATCAGGCTGAATAGTTCACTCAATTCTATGTTCGATATAACCACCAGACTAAGTCGTGATCCCTTTCTGATGATTGATTATTCTATAAACCGTGGAATATTTTTTAAAGGGGGTATAAATTACAAAATAGGTAAAAATGATCTAAGTATTTATGATAGAGGTAAATTATTATATAATCTTGGGATAACAAGAAATAGCCTGAATCTCGTTTTTTCTGAGTTTTACTTCGGAAATATAATGCTGCATCTTGGAGCTCAGATGGAACATTTCCATTTCTACAAGGCGATGGGTAGTGTTTTCGAATCACCCCAATCAGAATTAAATGACCTTCTCTATTTTAATTATCTGCTAAATGGAGTATACGATAATCTCAACAAAGATTTCTTCCCCACCTCTGGTCTGTATTTTTCTTTTCAGTACTCACTACATACTGACAACTTCGTGAGTATGGAAAATGAAGCACCCCTGAATGTGGTGAGGATGAAAATGTTAAAACCTTTTTCTCTTAGTGATAAAGTTTTTATTACACCTCGTATTACTGCCAGATATATTATGAACGACAGTGTACCTCGAATGTACAGGAATTTGGTAGGAGGAAGAACAGATGGACACTATATGCCACAACAGATATCACTTCAGGGATCAACCGGCATGGAGTTTCTTGAAAACATGGTGTTTTCAACTGATGTGAATATCCATTACAATTTTACTACAAATAACTATCTATATACCAATCTTAATTTTACTATACATAACAATCATCTGCACACACTCCTTGAAGGTGATTCATTTTTAGGTGTTAATTTGGGTTACTCTTATCTGACTGTTGCCGGGCCACTGCGACTTGAATTGGGTTATTCTGAATTGTCACGGCGATTTCATCCGTACGTTAGTTATGGATACTATTTTTAG